The following coding sequences are from one Streptococcus sp. NPS 308 window:
- a CDS encoding DUF4352 domain-containing protein translates to MKKILKHSALLVSALALVACGSTKKASDNGTASNSNFEVSVKDGMFVLPKDEDSSSSYLALQVEIKNNRDKKFSFTSRDITLYNEKDEKVEPIQIYESDSKTKFMSYGDSISKGKSVAGYVVYEVDKDAKYELHFAPSFYEDIKEDSKKNNDVAIKVDPSKYEDHIDEAKEVMKKYVDAVYLNGESSGGGTNLSTSDNKAQVVSLADDKKSSDGDAEFTNDVKADREEFIKKFVESFGKGFYNYKPSDAELRTFAEAYIKANSKRAKIDYKVKTYLPDYAVIYVRPETIDLDNLNVYELSRKFYDENKGKYSNYSEAMKAGEKYILENAPSQFESTPLDTSNSMRKEGYEIKMTKKDGKWTVDTSSKNYDLKDMARTFRGGIGY, encoded by the coding sequence ATGAAAAAAATTCTTAAGCATTCTGCTTTGCTGGTATCAGCTTTAGCACTTGTTGCTTGTGGATCAACAAAGAAGGCAAGCGACAACGGTACTGCCTCAAACTCCAACTTTGAAGTATCTGTTAAAGATGGTATGTTTGTATTGCCTAAAGATGAAGATTCATCTTCAAGCTACCTTGCTCTTCAGGTTGAAATCAAAAACAACCGTGATAAAAAGTTCAGTTTCACTAGCCGCGATATCACCCTTTACAATGAAAAAGATGAAAAAGTAGAACCAATTCAAATCTATGAAAGCGACAGCAAGACTAAATTCATGTCTTATGGAGATAGCATCTCTAAAGGTAAGAGTGTAGCTGGTTATGTTGTTTATGAAGTAGACAAAGATGCTAAATATGAGCTTCATTTTGCACCTAGCTTTTACGAAGATATCAAAGAGGACTCTAAAAAGAATAACGACGTAGCTATCAAAGTTGATCCAAGCAAATACGAGGATCACATTGATGAAGCTAAAGAAGTAATGAAAAAATATGTTGATGCCGTTTACCTTAATGGAGAAAGCTCAGGTGGCGGAACAAACCTAAGTACATCTGATAACAAGGCTCAAGTCGTATCCCTTGCAGATGATAAAAAATCTTCTGATGGTGATGCTGAATTTACAAACGATGTGAAGGCTGATAGAGAAGAGTTCATCAAGAAATTTGTAGAATCATTCGGAAAAGGTTTCTACAACTACAAACCATCAGACGCAGAGCTTCGTACATTTGCTGAGGCGTATATCAAAGCAAACTCTAAACGAGCAAAAATTGATTACAAAGTTAAAACATACTTGCCAGACTACGCAGTTATCTATGTAAGACCTGAAACGATTGACTTGGACAACTTGAATGTCTATGAATTGAGCCGTAAATTCTACGACGAAAACAAAGGTAAGTACAGCAACTATTCAGAAGCTATGAAAGCTGGTGAGAAGTACATTTTAGAAAATGCTCCAAGCCAATTTGAATCAACTCCTCTAGATACTAGCAATAGTATGAGAAAAGAGGGCTATGAAATCAAAATGACGAAGAAGGATGGTAAATGGACAGTCGATACCTCTTCTAAGAACTATGATTTAAAAGATATGGCTCGCACATTCCGTGGAGGCATTGGATACTAA
- a CDS encoding phospho-sugar mutase, whose protein sequence is MTYQENYQKWLDFAELPDYLRQDLENMDEKTKEDAFYTNLEFGTAGMRGLIGAGTNRINIYVVRQATEGLARLIESKGGNEKERGVAIAYDSRHFSPEFAFESAAVLAKHGIKSYVFESLRPTPELSFAVRHLNCFAGIMITASHNPAPFNGYKVYGEDGGQMPPHDADALTAFIRAIENPFAVEVADVEAEKASGLIEVIGEAIDAEYLKEVKDVNINPALIEEFGKDMKIVYTPLHGTGEMLARRALAQAGFDSVQVVEAQATADPDFSTVKSPNPESQAAFALAEELGRNVGADVLVATDPDADRVGVEVLQKDGSYLNLSGNQIGAIMAKYILEAHKNAGTLPENAALCKSIVSTDLVTKIAESYGATMFNVLTGFKFIAEKIQEFEEKHNHTYMMGFEESFGYLIKPFVRDKDAIQAVLVVAELAAYYRSRGLTLADGIEEIYKEYGYYAEKTISVTLSGVDGAEQIKSIMAKFRNNAPKEWNTTAITVVEDFKAQTSTAADGTVTALTTPPSDVLKYTLADGSWIAVRPSGTEPKIKFYIAVVGESNEDSQAKIANIEAEINAFVK, encoded by the coding sequence ATGACTTACCAAGAAAACTATCAAAAATGGCTTGATTTTGCTGAACTTCCAGACTACCTTCGTCAAGATTTGGAAAACATGGACGAAAAGACAAAGGAAGACGCCTTCTATACCAATCTTGAATTTGGTACTGCTGGTATGCGTGGATTGATTGGAGCTGGTACTAACCGTATCAATATCTATGTTGTCCGTCAAGCAACTGAAGGTTTGGCTCGTTTGATTGAGTCAAAAGGTGGAAATGAAAAGGAACGTGGTGTTGCCATCGCTTACGATAGCCGTCACTTCTCACCAGAGTTTGCCTTTGAATCTGCAGCAGTTCTTGCTAAACACGGTATCAAATCTTACGTATTTGAAAGTCTTCGTCCAACTCCAGAGCTTTCATTCGCTGTTCGTCACCTCAACTGCTTTGCAGGTATCATGATCACTGCTAGCCACAACCCAGCACCGTTCAATGGATACAAGGTTTATGGTGAAGATGGTGGACAGATGCCTCCACATGATGCGGATGCTTTGACAGCCTTTATTCGTGCCATCGAAAATCCATTTGCTGTTGAAGTTGCTGATGTCGAAGCTGAAAAAGCATCTGGTTTGATTGAAGTTATTGGTGAAGCAATCGATGCAGAATATCTCAAAGAAGTTAAAGACGTTAACATCAACCCTGCCTTGATTGAAGAATTTGGTAAAGACATGAAGATTGTCTACACTCCACTTCACGGTACTGGGGAAATGTTGGCTCGCCGTGCTCTTGCCCAAGCTGGATTTGACTCTGTTCAAGTCGTTGAAGCGCAAGCAACGGCTGACCCTGACTTCTCAACTGTGAAATCTCCAAACCCAGAAAGCCAAGCAGCCTTTGCCCTTGCTGAAGAACTCGGACGCAATGTTGGTGCAGATGTTCTTGTTGCAACTGACCCGGACGCTGACCGTGTTGGAGTTGAAGTTCTTCAAAAAGATGGCAGCTACCTCAACCTCTCAGGTAACCAAATCGGTGCCATCATGGCTAAATACATCTTGGAAGCTCACAAAAACGCTGGAACTCTTCCTGAAAATGCAGCCCTCTGCAAATCAATCGTATCAACTGACTTGGTAACGAAGATTGCTGAAAGCTACGGCGCAACTATGTTCAACGTCTTAACTGGTTTCAAATTTATCGCTGAAAAGATTCAAGAATTCGAAGAAAAACACAACCACACCTACATGATGGGATTTGAAGAAAGCTTCGGTTACTTGATTAAACCATTCGTACGTGATAAAGACGCTATCCAAGCCGTTCTTGTCGTTGCTGAGCTTGCTGCTTACTACCGTTCACGTGGTTTGACTCTTGCTGACGGTATCGAGGAAATCTACAAAGAGTATGGTTACTATGCTGAAAAGACTATCTCTGTAACTCTCTCAGGTGTAGACGGTGCTGAACAAATCAAATCGATTATGGCTAAGTTCCGTAACAATGCTCCAAAAGAATGGAACACAACAGCTATCACTGTTGTAGAAGACTTCAAAGCACAAACTTCTACTGCTGCTGATGGTACTGTAACAGCCTTGACGACTCCTCCGAGTGATGTATTGAAATACACTCTTGCGGATGGTTCTTGGATCGCAGTTCGCCCTTCTGGTACAGAACCAAAAATCAAGTTCTACATTGCCGTTGTGGGTGAAAGCAACGAAGATTCACAAGCTAAGATTGCCAACATCGAAGCAGAAATCAATGCCTTTGTAAAATAA